The following are encoded together in the candidate division TA06 bacterium genome:
- a CDS encoding class I SAM-dependent methyltransferase produces the protein MTSKLKATQKFFDAYWQHERIRKLDSIGLFARSATKKAYALMGGLEGKRVLEVGPGEGFDLKDMSERGAQVFGVDVSSHSLDLSRQMCSQSSLFKMDGESLGFSGSVFDLVFSRTLLMHVDRGIFLRECVRVLKPEGKAIFIEPLKYNPLLLPYRAALSSGRFIEPDYLRPAEIEKMKHVFSSVKVWFYYFVSALGGPFASIAPWSKVLFYPLETIDRALLSVLPPLRNLCWISVIECTK, from the coding sequence TTGACTTCTAAACTGAAGGCTACACAAAAGTTCTTTGATGCCTACTGGCAGCATGAGAGAATAAGGAAACTCGACTCGATCGGCCTTTTCGCCAGGTCCGCAACCAAGAAAGCCTATGCGCTCATGGGCGGCTTGGAGGGGAAGAGAGTTCTGGAAGTGGGCCCGGGAGAAGGATTCGATCTGAAAGATATGTCTGAGCGCGGCGCGCAGGTTTTTGGTGTGGACGTATCTTCACACAGTCTCGACCTCTCCAGACAAATGTGTTCTCAGAGCAGCCTCTTCAAGATGGACGGAGAAAGTCTCGGATTCAGCGGTTCGGTCTTCGACCTTGTCTTCTCCAGAACCCTTCTCATGCACGTTGACAGAGGAATTTTTCTGAGGGAGTGCGTGAGGGTGCTCAAACCAGAGGGAAAGGCGATCTTCATAGAACCCTTGAAGTACAATCCGCTTCTGCTGCCCTACAGAGCAGCCTTGTCTTCGGGTCGGTTCATAGAACCTGACTATCTGAGACCAGCGGAAATAGAAAAGATGAAGCACGTCTTCTCCTCTGTCAAGGTCTGGTTCTATTACTTCGTCTCTGCTCTCGGTGGGCCGTTTGCATCAATTGCCCCGTGGTCAAAAGTTCTTTTCTATCCACTGGAGACGATTGACAGGGCCCTTCTATCAGTTCTTCCTCCCTTGAGAAACCTCTGCTGGATTTCTGTCATAGAGTGCACCAAATGA